One Nostoc sp. UHCC 0302 DNA window includes the following coding sequences:
- a CDS encoding HAD family phosphatase, which translates to MSLKAVLFDFNGVIINDEPIHLQLIDEILIEENLQPQRVDERQACLGRSDRACFQQLLANRGRVASENYLTHLLNRKAQAYALELEKIEKLPLYPGVEDLIFKVRSVSISNGESRNLKLGLVSGAIHKEIQLVLTRAKLAEHFKIIVAGDDITTSKPEPDGYLLAVERLNQEYPELNLQPQECLAIEDTPAGVQAAKRAQMQVVGVANTYPFHMLQRCCNWTVDYLSELELERVQEVFSRQDLQPTVTEC; encoded by the coding sequence ATGAGTTTAAAGGCAGTACTTTTTGATTTTAATGGTGTCATCATTAACGATGAGCCAATTCACCTGCAACTGATAGATGAGATTTTGATTGAAGAAAATCTCCAACCGCAACGCGTAGATGAGCGTCAAGCTTGTTTAGGACGCAGCGATCGCGCTTGTTTTCAGCAACTACTCGCTAACCGTGGTAGAGTAGCTAGCGAAAACTATTTAACTCATTTGCTGAATCGCAAGGCACAAGCCTATGCCTTAGAACTAGAGAAAATAGAAAAACTGCCTTTATATCCTGGTGTCGAAGACTTGATATTTAAAGTGCGTTCGGTAAGCATCTCCAACGGAGAATCGCGCAATTTAAAACTAGGTTTAGTTAGTGGTGCTATTCACAAAGAAATCCAACTGGTGCTTACTCGCGCTAAACTAGCTGAGCACTTCAAAATCATTGTAGCGGGTGATGATATCACTACCAGTAAGCCAGAACCCGATGGTTATCTTCTAGCAGTTGAACGGCTAAACCAGGAATATCCTGAATTGAATCTTCAACCACAAGAGTGTTTGGCAATTGAAGATACCCCTGCTGGTGTCCAAGCGGCAAAACGAGCGCAGATGCAGGTAGTTGGTGTAGCTAATACTTATCCATTCCATATGCTCCAGCGCTGCTGTAATTGGACTGTTGATTATTTAAGTGAGTTGGAATTGGAACGGGTACAAGAAGTCTTTTCCCGACAAGACCTTCAGCCCACGGTAACTGAGTGTTAA
- a CDS encoding class I SAM-dependent methyltransferase, with amino-acid sequence MAVRQDPIWERFLSPVVRLLIDEEGLQRYADSIDWDKESVGVARRRHRFRRSDVTVPYYYSSQNFHGIKGGYLNPGAAVSYDPITQYVLAPNEIIVRQALIDAIKVKPRRILDLGCGTGSTTLMLKQAFPQAEVIGLDLSPYMLVRAEDKARTAGLEIIWRHGNAEKTSFRDASFDLVTASLLFHETPNAVSLAILRESFRLLVAGGQVLILDGNQKTLRQLDWLNDIFEEPYIREYAADSVDANMGKAGFEAVQTQDVWWIHQLNSGVKPIPSKDATVQQNFQLNTPTSRDTTIDNNDLEGLGSPAFGVTA; translated from the coding sequence ATGGCAGTGCGTCAAGATCCAATCTGGGAACGTTTTTTATCGCCCGTAGTACGTCTGTTGATTGATGAAGAGGGATTGCAACGTTACGCTGATAGTATTGACTGGGACAAAGAGAGCGTAGGCGTAGCCCGTCGTAGACATCGCTTCCGACGGTCTGATGTTACAGTCCCCTATTACTACAGTAGCCAAAACTTTCACGGCATTAAGGGCGGATATCTCAACCCTGGCGCGGCGGTTTCCTATGATCCAATTACTCAATACGTTCTCGCGCCCAACGAAATTATTGTACGTCAAGCTTTAATTGATGCCATCAAAGTAAAACCGCGACGCATACTTGACTTAGGCTGTGGTACAGGTTCTACAACCTTGATGTTAAAGCAAGCTTTTCCCCAAGCAGAAGTCATTGGCTTGGATTTATCACCTTATATGTTAGTCAGGGCAGAAGACAAAGCTAGAACTGCTGGTTTAGAAATAATCTGGAGACATGGAAATGCTGAGAAAACCAGTTTCAGGGATGCTTCGTTTGACTTAGTAACAGCTTCTTTGCTATTTCACGAAACACCAAATGCAGTGTCCCTAGCAATTCTGCGGGAAAGCTTCCGTTTGCTGGTAGCTGGTGGACAAGTACTGATTTTAGATGGTAATCAGAAAACCCTGCGTCAGTTAGATTGGCTCAATGATATTTTTGAGGAGCCGTATATTCGTGAGTATGCTGCTGATAGCGTGGATGCAAATATGGGTAAAGCGGGGTTTGAAGCAGTACAAACCCAAGATGTATGGTGGATACATCAGTTAAATAGCGGCGTTAAACCAATTCCAAGTAAAGATGCAACTGTTCAACAAAATTTTCAACTCAATACTCCGACATCAAGAGACACCACAATAGATAATAATGATTTGGAGGGACTTGGATCTCCAGCGTTTGGCGTAACGGCATGA
- a CDS encoding RtcB family protein, which yields MPYEKLEITTPAPVLSWANHALGSAETQMAKNVASLPFVFKHVALMPDVHLGKGALVGSVIATKEAIIPAAVGVDIGCGMSAIKTQFTAAQLEGKLKKIRLDLEAAIPTGFNENKDVEKSVTNWQRWSNFKDLHRGVQDLQGKAMKQMGSLGGGNHFIEVCLDADNQVWLMLHSGSRNIGNKLAECHIHTAKELTRMAGNNLPDPDLSYFVAGTPEFKAYWNDLQWAQDYARVNRDVMMARFKHIVEKHLGGGKATKPLLQVNCHHNYAEKEVHFGEDVYVTRKGAVRAQTEDYGIIPGSMGAKSFIVKGKGNAHSFCSCSHGAGRLMSRNKAKNVYTLDDLIQQTQGVECRKDTSVLDEIPGAYKPIEQVMENQADLVEVVATLKQVVCVKG from the coding sequence ATGCCATACGAAAAGTTAGAAATTACTACACCAGCCCCTGTTTTATCTTGGGCAAATCATGCGTTAGGCTCCGCAGAAACCCAGATGGCAAAGAATGTGGCTTCGCTACCATTTGTGTTTAAACACGTAGCTTTAATGCCAGATGTGCATCTAGGAAAAGGTGCTTTAGTTGGTTCTGTAATTGCAACAAAAGAAGCGATTATACCAGCTGCTGTGGGTGTGGATATTGGTTGCGGGATGAGCGCTATCAAAACACAATTTACTGCTGCACAGCTAGAAGGCAAACTAAAAAAAATTCGTTTGGATCTTGAAGCGGCAATTCCTACAGGTTTCAACGAAAACAAAGACGTTGAAAAATCTGTCACCAACTGGCAACGTTGGAGTAATTTTAAAGATTTACATCGCGGCGTGCAAGACTTGCAAGGTAAAGCGATGAAACAAATGGGTTCTCTTGGTGGGGGTAACCACTTTATTGAAGTCTGCCTTGATGCAGACAATCAAGTTTGGTTAATGCTACATTCTGGTTCGCGCAACATCGGCAATAAATTAGCTGAGTGCCACATTCATACAGCCAAAGAATTAACCAGAATGGCAGGCAATAACTTACCTGATCCAGATTTATCTTACTTTGTAGCTGGTACACCAGAATTTAAAGCATACTGGAACGATTTGCAATGGGCGCAAGATTATGCGCGTGTCAACCGCGATGTGATGATGGCACGTTTCAAACATATTGTTGAGAAACATCTGGGGGGAGGGAAGGCAACAAAACCCTTATTACAAGTAAATTGTCATCACAACTACGCCGAAAAAGAAGTACATTTTGGCGAGGATGTCTACGTTACTCGTAAGGGTGCAGTCCGCGCACAAACCGAAGACTATGGCATTATTCCTGGTTCGATGGGAGCAAAATCTTTCATTGTTAAAGGTAAAGGTAATGCTCACAGCTTCTGTTCTTGCTCTCACGGTGCAGGGCGTTTAATGTCTAGAAATAAGGCGAAAAACGTCTACACACTTGATGATTTAATTCAGCAAACTCAAGGCGTAGAATGCCGTAAAGATACTAGTGTTTTAGATGAAATTCCTGGGGCTTATAAGCCGATAGAGCAAGTAATGGAGAATCAAGCAGATTTGGTTGAAGTTGTAGCAACGCTCAAGCAAGTTGTTTGCGTGAAAGGATAA
- a CDS encoding ATP-grasp domain-containing protein, with protein sequence MYNQHILKYGYYWEAEDDLSKLTKQEEKQVLRLAVLASEHLRVPYIAIDIGQLESGEWIVIETADAQFAGICQISALELWNKLKDIY encoded by the coding sequence ATCTATAATCAGCATATTCTAAAATACGGATATTATTGGGAAGCTGAAGATGATTTGAGCAAGTTAACCAAGCAAGAGGAAAAGCAAGTGTTAAGGTTAGCAGTTTTAGCCTCTGAACATCTTAGAGTTCCGTATATAGCTATTGATATTGGACAACTAGAAAGTGGAGAGTGGATTGTGATAGAAACAGCAGATGCTCAATTTGCTGGTATTTGTCAAATTTCTGCACTTGAATTATGGAATAAATTGAAAGATATTTACTAG
- a CDS encoding class I SAM-dependent methyltransferase — protein sequence MQNSQYEEQYKKQVIDFFDSRTTYDNDYTIHRALPLLKLVTLQKGQKVLDMATGTGIIAIAAAQIVGSEGKVIGVDFSSGMLAQAQQKIIELGLQNIELIEADAEYINFDNESFDAILCSTAIVYFKDIPAALSKWYRFLKPGGMVGFSCCSEVSCGAPLMIAACAKYGISLTNINERTGTTEKCKNLLEAAGFQDIRVKIQQLGFYRSLEQSREWNGGWFHPQENPLLEVSFEQMAELNTQYSKEVEAQVTEQGVWYENMTFFVTGRKL from the coding sequence ATGCAAAATAGTCAATACGAAGAACAATACAAAAAACAAGTAATTGATTTTTTTGATAGCAGAACCACCTACGATAACGACTACACGATTCATCGCGCCCTGCCTCTACTAAAGCTAGTTACATTACAAAAGGGGCAAAAAGTATTAGATATGGCAACTGGTACAGGAATCATTGCCATTGCTGCTGCACAAATAGTCGGCTCTGAAGGAAAAGTAATTGGCGTGGATTTTTCTTCAGGTATGCTCGCTCAAGCCCAACAGAAAATTATAGAATTAGGCTTGCAGAATATTGAATTAATCGAAGCAGACGCTGAGTATATAAACTTTGATAATGAGAGTTTTGATGCAATTCTTTGTTCTACAGCAATAGTTTATTTTAAAGATATTCCTGCTGCTTTAAGTAAATGGTATCGCTTTCTTAAGCCAGGGGGAATGGTGGGTTTTTCTTGTTGCTCTGAGGTATCTTGTGGCGCACCACTGATGATTGCTGCTTGTGCCAAATATGGTATTTCACTAACAAATATCAACGAACGAACAGGAACTACAGAAAAATGTAAAAATCTGCTAGAAGCAGCAGGTTTTCAAGATATTCGAGTGAAGATTCAACAATTAGGTTTCTACCGCAGTTTAGAGCAATCTAGAGAATGGAATGGAGGCTGGTTTCATCCCCAAGAAAATCCCTTATTAGAGGTTTCGTTTGAGCAGATGGCAGAATTGAATACACAGTACAGTAAAGAAGTTGAAGCACAAGTAACTGAGCAAGGTGTCTGGTATGAAAATATGACTTTTTTTGTAACTGGTCGAAAGCTCTAA
- a CDS encoding dihydrolipoamide acetyltransferase family protein: protein MSIHEVFMPALSSTMTEGKIVSWVKSPGDKVEKGETVVVVESDKADMDVESFYEGYMAHIIVEAGETAAVGSAIAFIAETEAEIETAKSLANSGGAAATTSSPEPVPVTASVGTSAVASQNGSNHKEGRLVASPRARKLAKELKIDLTALKGSGPYGRIVAEDVEALANKGKQPATTPVAPATPAITSTPPVAPPPRPAAAPASVVAAVPGQIAPLTTFQNAVVRNMVATLSVPVFRVGYTITTDGLDKLYKQIKSKGVTMTALLAKAVAVTLQKHPLLNASYSDQGIVYHSDINISVAVAMDDGGLITPVLQNADIVDIYSLSRTWKSLVDRARAKQLQPDEYNSGTFTLSNLGMFGVDTFDAILPPGQGSILAIGASRPQVVATPDGLFAVRQQMQVNITCDHRIIYGAHAAAFLQDLAKFIETDAQSLTL from the coding sequence ATGAGCATTCACGAAGTATTTATGCCGGCGCTGAGTTCCACCATGACCGAAGGCAAAATTGTCTCCTGGGTGAAATCGCCAGGCGATAAAGTGGAAAAAGGCGAAACAGTGGTGGTTGTCGAGTCTGATAAGGCAGATATGGATGTGGAATCCTTTTATGAAGGATATATGGCTCACATCATAGTCGAAGCTGGCGAAACTGCTGCTGTCGGATCTGCGATCGCTTTTATCGCTGAAACTGAAGCTGAAATTGAAACCGCTAAATCTCTTGCTAACTCAGGCGGCGCTGCTGCTACTACCTCCTCTCCTGAACCAGTTCCAGTCACAGCCTCCGTCGGCACATCTGCTGTGGCGTCTCAAAATGGCTCTAACCACAAGGAAGGCAGGCTTGTAGCTTCACCTCGCGCCCGTAAGCTAGCCAAAGAACTTAAAATTGATTTAACTGCACTCAAAGGCAGTGGCCCCTATGGCCGTATTGTTGCTGAGGATGTGGAAGCATTGGCTAATAAAGGCAAGCAACCTGCTACTACCCCAGTCGCCCCAGCAACTCCTGCAATAACCAGCACTCCACCAGTAGCGCCACCACCACGTCCGGCCGCCGCACCAGCGTCAGTAGTAGCTGCTGTTCCTGGTCAAATCGCACCTCTAACTACCTTCCAAAATGCCGTGGTACGGAATATGGTAGCTACCCTATCCGTACCTGTCTTCCGTGTTGGTTACACTATTACCACCGATGGGTTAGACAAACTTTACAAACAAATTAAATCCAAAGGGGTGACGATGACAGCGCTACTGGCAAAAGCAGTAGCGGTGACATTGCAAAAACACCCATTGCTGAATGCTAGCTACTCAGACCAAGGAATTGTCTATCATTCTGATATCAACATTTCCGTAGCCGTAGCGATGGATGATGGTGGATTGATTACACCCGTGTTGCAGAATGCAGATATAGTAGATATTTATTCTCTGTCTCGCACTTGGAAGTCTTTAGTAGACCGCGCTAGGGCAAAACAGCTACAGCCCGACGAATACAACAGTGGTACATTTACCCTGTCGAATTTAGGGATGTTTGGCGTAGATACATTTGATGCCATTTTACCACCTGGACAAGGTTCGATTTTAGCGATCGGCGCATCTCGTCCGCAAGTGGTAGCAACACCTGATGGATTATTTGCAGTTCGCCAACAAATGCAGGTGAATATTACTTGTGACCACCGCATTATTTACGGCGCTCATGCTGCGGCGTTTTTACAAGATTTGGCGAAGTTCATTGAGACAGATGCTCAATCTTTAACACTCTAA
- a CDS encoding YlqD family protein, whose amino-acid sequence MDVSKSQLLLKRVVNVKVIVTPLWKDEVQQQLQTQINQLDQQLQQLEVEGQRAIAAIQKQSLQPPGPQTLQQIDNIQLQVNQKKSEFLEQKNQLLQNLQQVQFLQQDQEVNQFQMEGFFNVETGDNLISKMQVEIVLRDGVVEEIRGDI is encoded by the coding sequence ATGGATGTCTCCAAATCTCAATTGCTTTTGAAACGCGTCGTTAATGTCAAAGTCATTGTCACTCCTCTGTGGAAAGACGAAGTGCAACAGCAGCTGCAAACGCAGATCAATCAGCTAGATCAGCAATTGCAACAGCTAGAAGTCGAAGGACAAAGAGCGATCGCGGCAATTCAAAAGCAAAGTCTGCAACCACCAGGGCCTCAAACCCTCCAGCAAATTGACAATATCCAACTTCAGGTTAATCAAAAGAAAAGTGAATTTCTAGAGCAGAAAAATCAATTGCTGCAAAACCTTCAGCAAGTGCAGTTTCTCCAACAGGATCAAGAAGTCAACCAATTCCAAATGGAAGGCTTTTTCAACGTAGAAACGGGTGATAATCTAATTAGCAAAATGCAAGTTGAAATCGTTCTACGTGACGGGGTTGTAGAAGAGATTCGCGGCGACATTTAA
- a CDS encoding long-chain fatty acid--CoA ligase, translating into MSKNRPASSFLANITERESQALKHLADYTNVESLPEVWPLAAKQFGDVVALHNPHAKPEVVITFRQLAEQIQLFAAGLQALGVKVGDRISLIADNSPRWFITDQGIMTAGAVDAVRGSQAEKEELLFIIANSGSTAVVVEDLKTLNKLQDRLDDLPIQFVILLSDEAPPTEQTFKVLNFVQLIELGSKHPFVPVEQNYNTLATLIYTSGTTGKPKGVMLSHGNLMHQVITMGTVVQPQVGNTVLSILPSWHSYERTVEYYLLSQGCTQIYTNLRSVKGDLRKFQPHYMVGVPRLWESIYEGVQKQFREQPENKQRLINFFLGISEKYIKAQRISQGLSLDNLNSSASQRLAATIQASALRPLHALGTRLVYNKVREATGGRVKQMISGGGALPRHIDNFFEIIGVQILQGYGLTETSPVTHVRRPWRNLIGASGQPMPATEAKIVDPETRKPLPIGERGLVLLKGPQIMQGYYQNPEATAKAIDAEGWFDSGDLGWLTPQNDLILTGRSKDTIVLTNGENIEPQPIEDACLRSPYIDQIMLLGQDQRSLGALIVPNVEALEKWAENQNLQLRLPKETSSELETQNSGQAKDPASANSTTIDLESKIIQDLFRRELTREVQNRPGYRPDDRIGPFKLIIEPFSIENGLMTQTLKIRRHVVTERYRDIIDGLFA; encoded by the coding sequence ATGTCAAAAAATCGACCAGCATCTTCTTTCTTAGCTAACATCACTGAGCGAGAAAGTCAGGCATTAAAGCATTTGGCAGATTATACAAATGTTGAGTCATTGCCAGAAGTTTGGCCTTTAGCAGCAAAGCAATTTGGTGATGTTGTAGCTCTTCACAACCCTCACGCTAAACCAGAAGTAGTTATTACTTTTCGCCAACTTGCAGAACAAATTCAACTATTTGCTGCTGGGTTGCAGGCATTAGGAGTAAAAGTTGGCGATCGCATTTCTCTTATAGCTGACAACAGTCCCCGTTGGTTTATCACAGATCAAGGTATAATGACCGCTGGGGCAGTTGATGCAGTGCGTGGTTCTCAAGCAGAAAAAGAAGAACTGCTGTTTATCATCGCTAATAGTGGTAGCACAGCGGTGGTAGTCGAAGATTTAAAGACACTGAATAAATTACAAGATCGTCTCGACGATTTGCCAATTCAATTCGTCATCTTACTTTCCGACGAAGCACCACCCACAGAACAAACTTTCAAAGTTCTGAACTTTGTTCAACTAATCGAACTTGGGTCAAAACATCCGTTTGTGCCAGTCGAGCAAAACTATAACACCCTGGCAACCCTTATCTATACTTCTGGGACTACCGGTAAACCCAAAGGTGTAATGCTTTCTCATGGCAACTTGATGCACCAAGTAATCACGATGGGGACAGTAGTACAACCGCAGGTAGGAAACACTGTTCTTAGTATCCTTCCTAGCTGGCACAGCTACGAGCGGACAGTTGAATATTACCTATTATCTCAAGGTTGTACACAAATTTATACTAACTTGCGTTCTGTTAAAGGAGATTTGAGAAAATTTCAGCCTCACTATATGGTAGGTGTACCTCGTCTGTGGGAATCAATTTATGAAGGGGTACAAAAGCAATTCCGTGAACAACCAGAGAACAAGCAACGCCTGATTAACTTTTTCTTGGGTATTAGTGAGAAATACATCAAAGCGCAGCGGATTTCTCAGGGATTAAGTTTAGATAATCTAAATTCTTCAGCAAGTCAGCGACTAGCAGCTACTATCCAAGCCTCTGCTTTGCGCCCTCTTCATGCCTTGGGAACTCGATTGGTTTATAACAAGGTACGGGAAGCAACAGGAGGACGAGTCAAGCAGATGATTAGTGGTGGTGGTGCATTGCCTCGGCACATAGATAACTTTTTTGAAATTATTGGTGTGCAGATTTTGCAGGGGTATGGCTTGACAGAAACTTCTCCTGTGACTCATGTGCGTCGTCCTTGGCGGAATTTAATTGGTGCATCAGGGCAGCCGATGCCGGCAACAGAAGCTAAAATCGTAGATCCTGAGACTCGTAAACCCTTGCCAATTGGTGAACGAGGTTTGGTGTTGTTAAAGGGGCCGCAAATTATGCAAGGCTATTACCAAAACCCGGAAGCGACGGCGAAAGCAATTGATGCCGAAGGTTGGTTTGATAGCGGCGATTTGGGTTGGCTGACACCACAGAATGATTTAATACTAACTGGTAGGTCAAAGGATACGATTGTATTAACCAATGGGGAAAACATTGAGCCACAACCGATTGAGGATGCTTGTTTGCGATCGCCATACATCGACCAAATCATGCTCCTTGGGCAAGACCAGCGTAGTCTGGGAGCATTAATTGTTCCGAATGTTGAAGCCTTGGAAAAATGGGCCGAAAATCAAAATCTGCAACTGCGTCTACCAAAAGAAACCTCATCAGAACTCGAAACTCAAAATTCAGGACAGGCTAAAGATCCCGCTTCCGCTAACAGCACTACCATTGACCTAGAGAGTAAAATAATCCAGGATTTGTTTCGCCGAGAATTGACTCGCGAAGTGCAAAACCGTCCAGGTTATCGTCCAGATGACCGTATCGGGCCGTTTAAGCTGATTATAGAGCCGTTTTCCATCGAAAATGGCTTGATGACACAAACGCTGAAAATCCGGCGGCACGTCGTCACGGAACGCTATCGCGATATTATTGACGGCTTATTTGCTTAA